The Diabrotica virgifera virgifera chromosome 10, PGI_DIABVI_V3a genome has a window encoding:
- the LOC114325426 gene encoding protein let-756 isoform X2 has product MKIQGVVTCQYLCMARCGLLYGSREFGQECVFNETIEQSNYNTYSSSKYSNEKRTLYLALNQRGQSRKVVLRARKPLGRLSSYTLVLTRNVAPELHPIRHQGHVCLPIPHPNQTTHPSHQRCPKRRKRKKKRKCTKDEIYNPKICQRILRVVKQKPHNTRNVRKCNNEKDSELCQRNVNIRRKQTNLNKLTTEKSLVSDSRKKRKMRKGVRKRTSSPIETTTIPVTAVPTTTTLPTEYTTNDEDYVSDGYTQEDWEASTASASTDTNNGCLQR; this is encoded by the coding sequence AGAGAATTTGGACAAGAATGCGTATTCAATGAGACCATCGAGCAATCCAACTACAACACGTATTCCTCCAGTAAATACTCAAACGAGAAAAGAACCCTTTATCTAGCACTGAATCAAAGAGGCCAATCGAGAAAGGTCGTCCTACGAGCCAGAAAACCACTTGGTAGATTGTCCTCCTACACATTAGTTCTTACAAGAAACGTAGCCCCAGAACTCCACCCAATCAGACATCAAGGCCACGTATGCCTGCCCATACCACACCCCAACCAAACGACGCACCCTTCGCATCAACGCTGCCCAAAGAGAAGAAAACGCAAAAAGAAACGAAAATGTACGAAAGACGAAATATACAACCCCAAAATATGTCAAAGAATATTAAGGGTTGTCAAACAAAAGCCGCACAATACTCGAAATGTTCGTAAGTGTAATAATGAAAAAGACAGTGAATTGTGCCAAAGAAACGTGAACATTAGAAGAAAACAGACTAATTTAAATAAGTTAACTACTGAAAAGTCGTTAGTGAGTGATTcaagaaaaaagagaaaaatgaGAAAAGGTGTTAGGAAAAGAACATCTTCGCCGATCGAGACAACCACTATACCTGTAACCGCGGTACCCACTACTACAACACTACCAACAGAATATACCACGAATGACGAAGACTACGTATCAGATGGGTACACACAAGAGGACTGGGAAGCGTCCACTGCTTCTGCTTCTACCGACACAAATAATGGCTGTCTCCAAAGATAA